A single Thermofilaceae archaeon DNA region contains:
- a CDS encoding SDR family oxidoreductase produces MRLKGKVAIVTGGARGIGAAISHRLGREGAKVVVFDIDGKAGEYRLKALMSEGVDAIFVAGDVAREEDVSRCVGEAVDAFGRIDVLVNNAGIGFSGKPLFEQTLEEWWRVLSVNLTGPYLFSKHAARIMAERGGGVIINIASTRALQSEPNTEPYSASKGGLLALTHALAVSLAPYRIRVVAVSPGWIDTSEWQIPPREPQLTRLDHEQHPAGRVGKPEDVAALVAFLASDEAGFVTGVNFVIDGGMTVRMIYLDDAVVEDALFRLTGDREFAALVRRVALSGLAGRAKEALKPVLVD; encoded by the coding sequence GTGCGGTTGAAAGGTAAGGTTGCGATAGTAACGGGGGGAGCGCGCGGGATTGGAGCCGCCATCTCCCACAGGCTGGGGAGGGAGGGCGCCAAGGTCGTCGTCTTCGATATCGATGGTAAGGCTGGAGAGTACAGGCTGAAAGCGCTGATGTCCGAGGGTGTTGATGCGATCTTCGTTGCGGGCGATGTTGCAAGGGAGGAGGACGTCTCCCGCTGCGTAGGGGAGGCAGTTGATGCCTTCGGCAGAATTGATGTACTCGTGAACAACGCGGGTATCGGCTTCTCGGGCAAGCCGCTTTTCGAGCAAACGCTCGAGGAGTGGTGGAGAGTGCTTTCCGTCAACCTGACGGGCCCCTACCTATTCTCGAAGCACGCTGCCCGAATCATGGCGGAGAGGGGAGGGGGAGTCATCATCAATATTGCGAGCACGAGGGCCCTCCAGTCGGAACCCAACACGGAGCCCTACTCTGCGTCGAAGGGAGGCCTTTTGGCACTAACTCACGCGCTAGCCGTCAGCCTGGCACCCTACCGCATCAGGGTGGTAGCGGTATCGCCTGGGTGGATCGATACGAGCGAGTGGCAGATCCCTCCAAGAGAGCCTCAGCTGACCAGGCTGGATCACGAGCAGCACCCGGCTGGCAGGGTTGGCAAGCCGGAGGATGTTGCAGCACTGGTGGCGTTCCTGGCTTCAGACGAGGCGGGCTTCGTCACGGGTGTCAACTTCGTGATCGACGGGGGCATGACGGTGAGGATGATCTACTTAGATGACGCCGTAGTCGAGGACGCCTTGTTCAGGCTCACCGGAGACCGCGAGTTTGCCGCGCTCGTCAGGCGAGTAGCCCTTTCGGGGCTCGCGGGGAGAGCGAAGGAGGCTCTCAAACCAGTCCTTGTGGATTGA
- a CDS encoding GxGYxYP family putative glycoside hydrolase, translating into MRIPRPLLAAALVAAAVAALHLAHLVFRLQAEAARERRVQLYVSKGLSRELAELFITRFPTNDNETWILFAIHWSRSPASAEAALKLFLSVREAVDYLEGLEEGLTGELLVVDVRGSSLMDPRLLTLVTLQGVVNREGARLYVIFKDSDAWWLARAAKILGLKVEFAGMDDAVRRFASQVEGYVIYDPAQPDTINVGTTLCGIYNGVLVHPTWVGWLERLGVEKRLFDLRGKFTDRVSAYQWAFEELWDRVDRTKLAVACPETRTHTKYGRTFTSNLQVACRDYAVALRLLTVYLDPFNPAERAVLERILSAMPNNSMVLGWHGEDEWAYVDLATRYGKYVVVMMHHFGPLDFANPTVWMHLKPPEDPKFPLPPVRPEVLGRDGVYVTFYVTDGDNLQWDYNMVNLWQRRLGVPVAWTVSPLLLDVAPFMVYYYARTMSEHDTFVCGPSGAGYIYPTSNKPYLGQYLPHTSYHLEKSGLRVVEVLGYDDDVAAAYAVQLSPWLLAVKRDYNELPGLFKAHGSSVYYVRKGNLTIPVVFGALHFRSTELGKFASDLDEAIRMYAQPPTALRFNPADELPGFGAQVDDPDSPTKRARLARAGASLAGALVYGPYTELPAGSYTVRFALKISARTEARVATIDVCTDIGRTIIAQREISGSEFVRVGSYQWFEINFTLAKATGNIEFRVWYDPGSGVDLYAGAVELTGIQPAARNLPIILVISQPWDIEEFEGLRRILQERPQIIPINFHELVALVNVEYGHRLAVSLLEDYVREGKLSRAKADELKSILDEALSLYRAEKPYDAAAKMIEFYRALAAALMKR; encoded by the coding sequence ATGAGGATCCCACGCCCCCTGCTGGCCGCCGCTCTGGTCGCAGCAGCCGTTGCCGCGCTCCACCTCGCTCACCTGGTCTTCCGCCTGCAGGCTGAGGCCGCGCGTGAGAGGAGGGTCCAGCTGTACGTCTCCAAGGGGCTCAGCCGCGAACTAGCCGAGCTTTTCATCACGCGCTTCCCCACCAACGACAACGAGACGTGGATCCTCTTTGCGATCCACTGGTCTCGGAGCCCAGCTTCGGCTGAGGCTGCCCTCAAGCTTTTCCTTAGCGTCCGTGAAGCCGTGGACTACCTGGAGGGGCTCGAGGAGGGCTTGACGGGGGAGCTGCTGGTCGTCGACGTAAGGGGCTCAAGCCTGATGGACCCCAGGCTCCTCACGCTAGTCACATTGCAGGGGGTAGTGAACAGGGAGGGGGCACGCCTGTACGTCATCTTCAAGGATAGCGATGCATGGTGGCTGGCGAGAGCGGCTAAGATCCTCGGGCTGAAGGTCGAGTTTGCTGGGATGGATGACGCCGTTAGGCGCTTCGCTTCACAGGTTGAAGGCTACGTCATTTACGATCCAGCGCAGCCTGACACCATCAACGTGGGGACGACGCTCTGCGGGATCTACAACGGCGTCCTCGTTCACCCGACGTGGGTCGGCTGGCTCGAGCGGCTCGGAGTAGAAAAGAGGTTGTTCGACTTGAGGGGCAAGTTCACCGACAGGGTTTCCGCGTACCAGTGGGCCTTCGAGGAACTGTGGGACCGAGTGGACAGGACGAAGCTGGCTGTCGCGTGCCCTGAGACCCGGACCCACACGAAGTACGGGAGAACCTTCACCAGCAACCTGCAAGTGGCGTGCCGGGACTACGCTGTCGCTCTCAGGCTGCTCACCGTCTACCTCGACCCCTTCAACCCTGCCGAGAGAGCGGTGCTCGAGCGGATTCTATCGGCCATGCCGAACAACTCGATGGTGCTCGGCTGGCACGGCGAAGATGAGTGGGCGTACGTGGATCTGGCCACGAGGTACGGGAAGTACGTGGTCGTCATGATGCACCACTTCGGGCCGCTGGACTTTGCGAATCCGACGGTTTGGATGCACCTGAAGCCGCCCGAGGACCCGAAGTTCCCCCTGCCTCCCGTTAGACCTGAAGTGCTGGGGAGAGATGGGGTTTACGTAACTTTCTACGTGACTGACGGGGACAACCTTCAGTGGGATTACAACATGGTAAACCTGTGGCAGAGGAGGCTTGGCGTTCCGGTTGCCTGGACGGTTAGCCCCCTCCTCCTCGACGTGGCACCCTTCATGGTGTACTACTACGCCAGAACCATGAGCGAGCACGATACGTTCGTCTGCGGCCCCTCCGGTGCAGGCTACATCTACCCCACCTCTAACAAGCCTTACCTGGGCCAGTACCTCCCACACACGAGCTACCACTTGGAAAAGAGCGGTCTGCGGGTCGTTGAGGTGCTGGGATACGACGATGACGTCGCGGCGGCTTACGCTGTTCAACTCTCCCCCTGGCTTCTAGCGGTGAAGAGGGATTACAACGAGTTGCCCGGCCTCTTCAAGGCTCACGGAAGCTCCGTCTACTACGTAAGAAAGGGCAACTTAACGATCCCCGTGGTCTTCGGTGCGCTTCACTTCAGGAGCACTGAGCTGGGAAAGTTCGCCTCGGACCTCGACGAAGCGATTAGGATGTACGCTCAGCCGCCTACTGCACTGCGCTTTAACCCGGCCGACGAACTGCCCGGTTTTGGGGCGCAAGTCGACGACCCCGATTCCCCCACGAAGAGAGCTAGGCTTGCGAGAGCGGGGGCGAGCCTAGCAGGAGCTCTGGTTTACGGACCCTACACGGAGCTGCCAGCTGGGAGCTACACCGTGCGGTTCGCCCTTAAGATCTCCGCTCGCACGGAGGCTCGTGTAGCGACCATAGACGTGTGCACGGACATCGGGAGGACGATCATAGCCCAAAGGGAGATCTCCGGCTCAGAGTTCGTGAGGGTCGGCAGCTACCAGTGGTTTGAGATCAACTTCACGCTCGCTAAAGCCACTGGCAACATAGAGTTCAGGGTCTGGTACGACCCCGGCAGCGGTGTGGACCTCTACGCGGGAGCGGTGGAGCTCACAGGCATTCAGCCAGCTGCGCGGAACCTCCCCATCATCCTTGTCATCTCCCAGCCGTGGGACATCGAGGAGTTCGAAGGCCTCAGGAGGATCCTCCAGGAGCGCCCTCAGATCATCCCCATCAACTTCCACGAGCTAGTGGCTCTGGTGAATGTCGAGTATGGGCACCGGCTGGCCGTCTCGCTGCTGGAGGACTATGTGAGGGAGGGGAAGTTGTCTCGTGCCAAAGCCGACGAGCTCAAGAGCATACTCGATGAAGCTCTAAGCCTGTACAGGGCGGAGAAGCCCTACGATGCGGCGGCGAAGATGATCGAATTCTACAGGGCCCTAGCCGCAGCGCTGATGAAGAGGTAG
- a CDS encoding class II aldolase/adducin family protein has translation MKYRELREKVIEAFRFMESAGLNWGYSGNISVRLPEEGLYLMTPSGLRKAQMRPEDLVVVDEQGNLVEGGRAPTSEYLMHLAVYRARSDVKAVVHAHPVYASVLAALRRRLEPVLDEITVYLGGAVEVADYGPPGSEELARNVVRALGDRCAVILANHGVLTCGKDLDEALDALVYLERAAKVYVITLLLGTPHPLPAEVLEFEKQLYLLRRGQ, from the coding sequence GTGAAGTATCGGGAGCTTAGGGAAAAGGTGATTGAAGCCTTCAGGTTCATGGAAAGTGCGGGGTTGAACTGGGGCTATAGCGGCAACATCAGCGTTCGCTTGCCCGAAGAAGGGCTCTACTTAATGACTCCAAGCGGCCTGAGGAAAGCCCAGATGAGGCCGGAGGACCTGGTCGTAGTTGACGAGCAGGGAAACTTGGTTGAAGGAGGGCGCGCTCCAACGAGCGAGTATCTGATGCACTTGGCTGTGTACAGGGCTAGGAGCGACGTCAAAGCTGTAGTGCACGCGCACCCGGTATACGCATCGGTTCTAGCAGCGCTCCGGCGGAGACTGGAGCCCGTGCTGGACGAAATCACAGTCTACCTGGGTGGTGCGGTCGAGGTAGCCGACTACGGGCCGCCCGGCAGCGAGGAGCTGGCGAGGAACGTCGTACGAGCGTTGGGTGACCGGTGCGCTGTGATCCTGGCTAACCACGGGGTTTTAACCTGCGGGAAAGATTTGGACGAGGCCCTCGACGCGCTCGTCTACCTTGAGAGAGCAGCGAAAGTCTACGTGATAACTCTGCTATTGGGCACCCCGCACCCGCTTCCGGCGGAAGTGCTGGAGTTCGAGAAACAGCTATACCTGCTGAGGCGTGGTCAGTAG
- a CDS encoding FGGY-family carbohydrate kinase: MSREALIVVDFGSSALKVQAFTTSGEFIVERRAPLRLYADEATLTVEYNPTEVESSLFTCLRSVGEGLQRLQYEVKGIGCTSQRYNMVLLDINGRELCMSPNVDPRGFLASLSLSDDECAELYRVTGLYPPHLFTAARLMWFKEFKPESFSKISKILTICDWLLYKLCGAYTTCPSLAASTMLFDVVSTRWSRKAMEMFGVVEDMLPEIVREGDFAGYLSREAAEKTSLPEGLPVVVCGGDTQTAALAAGVFGEGEVGVIAGRTVPVVAWTGNPAIDAGMRTWLVPHVGGGWLVESNAGPLGEFIEWFLRDIIVAEDYGALDRLFELSEPGAKGVMMKLYPSIMDAKSLGRQSFRSFISTPLLASPFTQPVKVCDMVRALLEYVAYSIKANVLQAVSVASKRLTSVRATGGLTRIRSLRKLLPSVLGRTVFLTNVPHGSGAGSAALTAFSLGCYSSLREAARAFVLLEGCEPDPDLVEHYEAAYASWLDFYTSV; the protein is encoded by the coding sequence GTGTCGCGGGAAGCTCTTATAGTCGTTGATTTCGGTAGCAGCGCGCTTAAGGTGCAAGCCTTCACTACCAGTGGCGAGTTTATCGTAGAGAGGCGCGCACCCCTTAGGCTGTACGCGGATGAAGCAACGCTAACCGTTGAGTACAATCCAACGGAGGTTGAAAGCTCGCTGTTCACCTGCCTGCGCTCAGTAGGCGAGGGTCTCCAGCGGCTGCAGTACGAAGTGAAGGGCATCGGGTGTACCTCTCAGCGCTACAACATGGTTCTCCTAGATATTAACGGGAGGGAGCTCTGCATGAGCCCCAATGTTGATCCGCGCGGCTTCCTTGCTAGCCTTAGCCTCAGCGACGATGAGTGTGCTGAACTCTACAGAGTCACGGGCCTTTACCCGCCGCACCTCTTTACAGCTGCTCGATTAATGTGGTTCAAGGAGTTCAAGCCAGAATCTTTTTCAAAAATTTCAAAGATTTTAACCATATGCGATTGGCTGCTGTACAAGCTCTGCGGTGCTTACACTACGTGCCCGTCCTTAGCGGCCAGCACCATGTTGTTCGACGTGGTTAGCACGAGGTGGAGTAGGAAGGCGATGGAGATGTTCGGAGTCGTCGAGGATATGCTTCCGGAAATCGTGAGAGAGGGGGATTTCGCAGGCTACCTCTCACGGGAGGCGGCGGAGAAGACTAGCCTACCTGAGGGGCTACCCGTCGTCGTTTGTGGTGGCGACACGCAAACAGCCGCTTTAGCGGCCGGCGTTTTCGGCGAGGGTGAGGTAGGGGTGATCGCAGGTCGTACGGTACCCGTTGTCGCTTGGACCGGGAATCCAGCGATTGACGCGGGGATGCGCACCTGGCTGGTCCCCCATGTGGGAGGTGGTTGGCTTGTAGAAAGCAACGCAGGGCCTCTCGGAGAATTTATTGAGTGGTTCCTCAGAGATATCATAGTCGCAGAGGATTACGGGGCGCTCGATCGGCTGTTCGAGCTCTCCGAGCCAGGCGCGAAGGGGGTCATGATGAAACTCTACCCATCGATCATGGATGCAAAATCGCTAGGCCGGCAGAGCTTTAGGAGCTTCATCTCCACGCCACTCCTCGCATCGCCTTTTACCCAGCCCGTTAAAGTCTGCGACATGGTGAGGGCGCTCCTCGAATATGTCGCGTACAGCATTAAAGCGAACGTTCTGCAGGCGGTCAGTGTAGCATCGAAGAGATTAACGAGCGTGAGAGCGACGGGCGGCTTAACGCGGATTAGGTCGCTAAGGAAGCTTCTGCCATCTGTGCTCGGCAGAACGGTGTTCCTCACGAACGTTCCGCACGGCAGCGGGGCTGGGAGCGCAGCTCTAACGGCCTTCTCTCTCGGATGTTACAGCAGCCTGAGAGAGGCTGCTAGGGCGTTCGTGCTGCTTGAGGGGTGCGAACCTGACCCCGATCTCGTCGAGCACTACGAAGCCGCTTACGCGAGCTGGCTTGACTTTTATACCAGCGTTTAA
- a CDS encoding SDR family NAD(P)-dependent oxidoreductase → MADLRAVVTGASSGIGRALTLEICRAGGRVLGVARSEGALLELKRQLGDRFDYVRADLSKLEELDRVVEGARAFLGSLDVLVNNAGFGLYKGVLEHSEDELLSMTLVNFVSPIVLTRKLLPLMHEGSTVVNVITAGIHVLMTRLPIYGATKIAFHYASKAIERELKLKGIRVVTVYPGSVLTEFHARAGGAAPKWGTVTAEEVSKEILKAVRKGKSKVYVPGYVSLLRVFGPHLPPLY, encoded by the coding sequence ATGGCCGACCTGAGGGCTGTAGTCACGGGCGCGTCCTCCGGGATCGGTAGGGCTCTCACACTTGAAATTTGTCGCGCAGGTGGTAGAGTGCTCGGCGTCGCTAGAAGCGAGGGAGCGCTACTGGAGCTGAAGCGGCAGCTGGGAGATCGCTTCGATTACGTGAGAGCCGATCTTTCCAAGCTTGAGGAGCTAGATCGAGTTGTTGAGGGGGCTCGCGCGTTTCTGGGGAGCCTCGATGTCCTCGTGAACAACGCCGGGTTCGGCTTGTACAAAGGTGTGCTCGAACACAGTGAAGATGAGCTCCTCTCGATGACGCTCGTGAACTTCGTCTCCCCGATAGTGCTCACAAGGAAGCTGCTCCCGCTGATGCACGAGGGTTCCACAGTCGTAAACGTCATTACTGCCGGTATCCACGTCCTGATGACGCGGCTACCGATCTACGGTGCAACGAAGATAGCGTTTCACTACGCCTCTAAAGCGATTGAGAGGGAGCTGAAGCTGAAAGGCATCAGGGTGGTGACCGTCTACCCTGGCTCAGTGCTCACTGAGTTCCACGCGCGAGCTGGAGGAGCTGCCCCGAAGTGGGGCACCGTTACAGCGGAGGAGGTTAGCAAGGAAATCCTAAAGGCTGTGAGAAAGGGGAAGAGCAAGGTGTACGTTCCAGGCTACGTATCGCTGCTGAGGGTATTCGGCCCCCACCTGCCCCCGCTCTACTGA